One Mesorhizobium sp. WSM2240 DNA segment encodes these proteins:
- a CDS encoding M23 family metallopeptidase, producing MSAIPQPVLTALREKLRHAGQVFSDARYPIQLKNPPSSEANYGEPGSLYFGEARGFYPRKGNGEEYISNGYFQPWNSFFHVSSNSDGGVHRGHQGLDIYAPYHPFPHEIQVCAVADGTINNRTYWGDFSENKKGIRGLQELGNRVTLSVSVAVKQKSHQVLFFYGHLNRFADDDRGTNEERRSRSVKAGEVIGYVGKSGNADTLREASTRKSPFHVSSAHLHLAAALVVPIKNKNGKPGTKLVYFDPLEVLPKALGYHPSKGDLGYATSNEEKSGRPNATQWQAKKLAALKDAQDEPNVPKVRIRNVEKTGIQRNTFGTKGFRRVILPKPFHRIDVDRTSTLSATLSAYALMKARKDAKPDLFNRAIARWKEHAAEETDTNYWAETAPALAARAVDRFGYLASNDAGHALAAAMHLHEALYVLMGGPAFEELGSDHADHKISCGFGLRGSLLGVALGETVGALHYAKFPTGEDASGTPVPLFSVTFGAGGIRHATLSGKMPLADTALDYYRAVWNSFIATYGVTKTMRTVQTRLSANDAAARARVLTKTENARDQIKMASRKLAALGDTAAKTLIAEVLDANIAHFQAAVHLSKKPDTTGPRATPDIFALCDAPPTAGS from the coding sequence GTGAGCGCAATTCCCCAACCAGTTCTAACTGCTCTGCGCGAAAAGCTACGCCACGCTGGACAGGTATTTTCCGATGCGCGATACCCGATCCAATTAAAAAACCCTCCTTCAAGCGAAGCAAATTATGGCGAGCCGGGATCACTGTATTTCGGCGAAGCGCGAGGTTTCTATCCGAGAAAAGGCAATGGTGAAGAATATATTTCAAACGGTTACTTCCAACCCTGGAACAGTTTCTTTCACGTGTCCAGTAATTCTGATGGAGGCGTTCATCGCGGGCACCAAGGGTTGGATATTTACGCGCCATACCATCCATTTCCCCATGAAATTCAGGTATGCGCTGTCGCGGACGGGACGATCAATAATCGGACCTACTGGGGAGATTTCAGCGAGAACAAGAAGGGCATTCGCGGGCTTCAGGAACTCGGCAATCGCGTCACGCTCTCGGTATCGGTCGCCGTCAAGCAGAAGTCCCATCAAGTCCTGTTCTTCTACGGTCACCTGAATCGATTTGCCGATGACGATCGCGGTACGAATGAAGAGCGGCGAAGCCGGTCGGTCAAGGCTGGCGAGGTGATCGGCTATGTGGGTAAGAGCGGAAATGCCGACACGCTCCGCGAAGCTTCAACACGGAAATCACCCTTCCATGTCAGTTCTGCGCATCTACATTTGGCTGCTGCGCTGGTCGTGCCGATCAAGAATAAGAACGGAAAACCGGGGACGAAGCTCGTCTATTTCGATCCGCTGGAGGTCCTGCCGAAGGCGCTCGGCTATCATCCTAGCAAAGGTGACCTCGGCTACGCGACGTCGAACGAAGAGAAGTCCGGGCGTCCGAACGCAACTCAGTGGCAGGCCAAGAAACTGGCGGCTCTGAAAGATGCCCAGGACGAACCGAACGTTCCGAAGGTGCGCATCCGGAATGTGGAGAAGACCGGAATTCAACGCAACACGTTCGGAACCAAGGGATTTCGGCGGGTAATCCTGCCCAAGCCGTTCCACCGGATCGACGTCGATCGTACCAGCACTCTATCGGCGACGCTCTCGGCTTATGCGCTGATGAAAGCGCGCAAGGATGCCAAGCCGGACTTGTTTAACCGGGCCATCGCGCGCTGGAAGGAACATGCCGCGGAGGAGACCGACACGAACTATTGGGCTGAGACGGCGCCTGCCCTCGCGGCCCGTGCCGTGGATCGGTTCGGGTACCTAGCTTCCAATGACGCTGGCCACGCGCTGGCGGCGGCGATGCATCTCCATGAGGCACTCTACGTGCTGATGGGCGGGCCTGCCTTTGAGGAGCTGGGCAGCGATCACGCAGACCACAAGATCTCTTGCGGTTTCGGGTTGCGCGGCAGTCTCCTGGGTGTAGCGCTTGGCGAGACCGTGGGGGCCCTGCACTATGCCAAGTTTCCGACCGGGGAGGACGCATCGGGAACCCCGGTACCGCTTTTTTCAGTGACGTTCGGAGCCGGAGGAATTCGCCACGCCACACTTAGCGGCAAGATGCCGTTGGCGGACACAGCGCTGGATTACTACAGAGCGGTTTGGAACAGCTTCATCGCGACCTATGGCGTGACCAAGACGATGCGCACAGTTCAAACGCGCCTTTCGGCGAACGACGCCGCAGCCCGCGCCCGGGTGCTCACGAAGACCGAGAACGCACGCGACCAAATCAAGATGGCCTCGAGGAAACTTGCGGCGTTGGGGGATACCGCCGCCAAGACTCTGATCGCGGAGGTCCTCGACGCCAACATCGCGCATTTCCAGGCTGCCGTGCATCTATCAAAAAAGCCCGACACGACCGGCCCCCGCGCGACGCCAGATATCTTTGCCCTCTGTGATGCGCCGCCGACGGCGGGGAGCTAA